The sequence CATGGTCCCTCTGGCTCTGCCttcaggctgcaggagggatgctggctggacagagctgctgccctccaggCGTCCCGCACTGCTCCAAACCCAGCAATGCTATGGGCCTGCTGGAcacagctctcccagctcaCGCTCCCTCTGTCTCCTCTGTGGTGTtcaggaggagatggagaagatgGTATTCCTGGAGAGCATCTGCACCATTTGCAGAGTTGGCAAAAGCGAGGCCTTTTATGAGAGCCTGGctattttctgctgtgaaaataaCTTGGCAGAGGAAGTCAAGGTGAGGGGACAATAGAAGGGATTGTGGGAGGGGGCAGAGCCACCCAGGGACTGGCACCCTGAGAGGCAGGGGTGGGCAGGGGGACTGTGGGCACCACTGAGATCTTAGCAGTGGGACGCAGGGTGCCTCTGCGTTCTGGTGCTGGGCGGGGGGTCACTGGAGCTCCTCTGGCCCCGCTGACCAGCGTGAGGTCCCATCccatttctgctctgcaggagctgctggagaacgAGCCTGTGGAccagctgtgcactgcagtgcgGTACCAAGCCATGCTTGCAATTGCCGCCTTGAGGTACAAACCCAGCCCCTGGTTTTGCCACCACATCCCCAGGGCATGATCCTGGGCACCCTGACCGTAGCCGGGAGGCATCCCCCACGTGGGCAGGGAAGCTCTCCGCTCTCCCCTGCTCTGGGTTTCTCCAGACATTGGAGGAAGCCCTGAAGCTCCCTGCAGGGTCTCAGCTCCTGCTCCCAAGCAGGAGACATCAAGACTGTCCTCACACCTGGGCCAGCCCCGTGGAGGAGGTGCCTTCCAGCAGGGCTCCACATCCCTCCCAGGGAGCCCTGGCCAGGGGAGGACCTGTTCCACCCCTGTCTCAGCACCCAGGCACTGCTCCCAACCCAAGTTTTCTCTGTTTGCAGCAGAGTGAAGGCAATTGCGGAGAAGGAAATAATACCTCTTTTAAATGCATGTTTCAAAGCCATCTTCTACCTTCCTCCAAAAGAGGACTTGAACATTTGCCTCTACAATCGTGTATGTACTGTGAACTCCTGGAGACCCCATTCATGCCTCTGGGCTACCCCCTGGATTATTCATGTGCAGCGATTACTAATGATCCTTGCAGGCAGGGTCTTGGCCTCGCTTCTCCCCACCCCTTCCCTCTCACTCTTGCCATGAGCCTGGCAACACTTAGTGCTCACAGCCTggtctgctcacagcagctttGTGGCCCTGGGGCCTCTACCATGCTGCACATGCATCTGCGGGTGTCCTTCATTGGTAGTCAGAGCAGTTCATAGCAGTTTCTTTGGGGTGAGCAGGCTCTCAGAAAGACTTCCACAATCTGCTGTTCTCTTTACAGACCCTGCATGCTATGGACAATGTGCTGAAGATGTTGCTGGTCAGCCATCGTACCtccagcagtgaggagctgcagaaTATCTTGGAGGTCTGTCTattgcacagctctgcccccagAGCTCTCTTTGGTAGAATCAGAGCCCTCTCCATGGAAACggcactggcagcagcaggagcctgcaAGGGACCTCAGTGGCCGTAGCCCCATTGAAAATTTGGCTCTAGCTCAGGGGAAGCCTGGATGGATGCTATGATTCCAGCCAGGGTTTCAGCAGTACTACTTCTGCTGGAGTGGGCATCAGCAGCTTCTCTCCTCACAGGTGCTGATACGCTTCACCAGCACCCAGAACAAAACTGTGCGAGCAAGAGCCTTAACGAGGATCTGGAAACTCAGCAGTTTCGTCAGGCAGGAGGTAGGGAGCCAGGAACTTTCCAGACAATCTGTCTCCCCCTCCCTGCATTCCAGAGCAGCCTACCTGTGAGACAAGCTTGGGCACAGGTGGAAGGCTTCAGCATGCATTTACCCTTGAAGCGCGAGGGTCTTtgtccttccttttcctctggtcctcccaccccacaccctgTTCTCTCACTCAGATTGACGTGTCTTCcctccattccttccttcttgccGTAGCCATTTGCAAAATTTGTCCCAACTTCTCAGAGGACAAACATCATCTGCATGACCCTTGAGGCCATTGGAGAGTGCAGCACTGAGGATAAGGAGTGGGCCACGTTGATGCTGGATGTGGTTCTACGGGACCCTGTCAGCTGGATGATGGATGTAAGCAGTCTCAGGCTGGAGGATTTTAAGGCAGCAAAGAGCTGTGGGAAGGGCAGTAAATAACAGTGGCTGAGGGGCAAATGGCTGcagtacagcagcagcagcatgctccTTCTGTCCTCCCATCAGGTGCCAGAGATTCTCGAGTTCATCCAGAGAAACCTGAGAAGCAATAGTGCATCCCTACAGCAGACCTTATTCTCAGTGCTGGATGTGCTGACCAACCAGTTTCCCAGGGATGTGCTGATGAGTGTGCTGACCGACCTTCCACACAGTGACAGGTACCAGCCCTGACAGCCCCACATGTTTGTTCCATGAGAAGAACAGGGCTCAGGGATGCTCCGGCTGCCAGAACCAAGGAAAGCTGCAGGACATCCTGAGGAGCAGGCCCTCCATCCCGCTGTGctttccagtgctgctgggccgctcagggctgcagcagtcAACACCAACCATGGCAGCCCAGAGCCCTgtcagcctcctgccctgcccctcAGGAAAGGCCGTCTCAGCCCCTCCTGCTGGCCTACGCTGGGCCCCCAAGCCTCCCCAAGCACATGGGCTGGCACggccagggctgcagcacaaccTAGGGCCTGCCGGGCCTGCCTGAGCCATGGCGCTGTGGCTGAGGCAGCCCTACTGACACAGCATTGCTCTTTGCTTGTAGCACCACCCTGGACATCTGGAAGAGAATACTCTCCCTGGCAGAAAATTCAGAGTGCATCTTGGATGTACTGTGCAGCGTTCTCCAGGACCAAGAGCTGTGTGGGATCTTTAACGTCACCACAGCGGAGTTGGGCCTCCTTCGGCTGACTGTGAGTTAGCAGACAAAGCACCGTGCTGTCCTTCAGGGCTCTCTttgcccagctccctgcctccccCTGCCTCGCTCCCCAGGCTGGAATCCTGGGATCGGACTGAGGCAGTCGGGGCTATGGCAGTGGCAGAGATGAAGCCACGGCCTCCCCACAGgctgagcaggctgcagggctgcagagaggaggagCTCATGGCTACCTACGCCTGGTGCCATTCTGGGGCCAGCTCCTGCTGGTCAGTTGCTCCTCAAAGGCATGAGAGCCAGAGGCTGGGGGGGGtcagagagcaggaggaagaggccaaAAAGCCATCCTGTGTTGTGCTGGGTCTGGAGCAAAGAGGGACTGTGGGACCCTCCAAAGGCACTGCTGCCCCAGGCCAGGCTGTGCGGCCCCAGTGTCCTTCCTTGAGCTGCCAGAGGAGCCCGGAGCTGCAGGGTGCAGGGagtcctgctgcctctgcctggctctcactgctgcctttgtttcAGGTGATGCATCCCACTGAAGAGAACCTGCAAGAGCTGTGtaagccagcactgctccagagGCTTTTGAAGACTGAAAGCCTGCCAGTCCTCTGGCTGGTGCTCAGAGGCCTTGTCCTGCTGTCTGAGAGACCTGAGACGGTGAGCAGGACCTATGAAATGAAGCCCTCCTGTTGGCAGCCTGGCACTGGGGCAGTGGGCAACACTGTGCCTTGGCCTTGCCTGAGACTCAGGAGTTGGGGTGATGGCCGTGGTGGGGCCTGGTGGCAGCCTGGGGAGgtttccaggacccttccagctGGGTTACCTTGGGGCCCGTTGGAAAAGGGGGTGGCTGAGCAGGGGGCATGGAGTCCTTGctttcctgccctccttctcctatcccccccatccctaACAGTGCACCCATGGCCACCACCTGTCCAGAGCCTGCGGCTGCCATTCCTGTGGCAGCTGCCAGGAAGCAAGGCGTGTGTGTGGTGCTCTGTAATCAGAGCTCTTAGGCCAGGGTAGCCATTGCCCTcttgatgaaaaagaaattgcgTGTTTTGTACAGGCAAGAGCAATACGGGACCTGCTGCCAAGCGTCATGGAGACCCTGCGCTTTGCCAACACACACGTTGTTGTGAAGACACTAAATATCTTCAGAAATGTGATGAGTCATCTGACCAAGAGGGAGGCCACTCCCATTGCTCTGGAGCTGGCTGAGAAGATCCTCCCTCTTTTTAATCATGTAAGTCAGCTGTGGGACTTTGTGCAGTCTGCCTTTGTGCAGAATCTGACGCCGAAGCATCACCTTTCACATCAGCCATGTCTACTCTCACGCTCACCATGGGCAGTAAGAGTGTGTTGCTGAGGTCCACATGTTCTCCTCCCCCAGGTGTCAAGTGAAGTGCGAGAGTGTTCCATCCGCCTCTTCAAAGATGTGATGGAGGCTGTTGTGTGGTGGCAAAAGAGAAACATGAAGAAGATCGTGCGCAGGGgcctgctccctctgctctttCATATGAATGATGAGACCCTGAGCGTTGCACAGGTACAAATTTCAGACCTCGCCAGTATGCAGGCAAGGGTATGCTGATGCCTCAGGGATAGTCTGGGAATTGAGGGCGAGGGCGGCAAGCATTCAAGTTCTTGGGATGTGCGTCTGTGGTCCCATCTCCCAACATCTGTTGCTCTGTAGGCCTCTGGAGAAACCCTCGTTGCTTGTGGCAAGTTCCTGAAGTGGAAGGAGCTCAAGCGCGTGGCCCAGGAAATGAGCATAGTGGGGACCAGTGAGTGTTTGGTAAggacagccacacagcccccatcCCTTTACTGGagaagggagtgctggcagaaggagctgtgccagcagctggagAGTGTCTACAAGCCTCATGCCTTTGTGttcttctccagctgcagcaggacaggaagATGGTGAATGAATACCTTCAGCTGAGCCTGCCGTACCTGAAGGATTCTCAGGCCTCTTTGCGATATGAGGCTGTGAACTTCATCGGTAAGCCCAGCCCCTGGGTCCCTCTTTGGGCCCTGCCCTGGAAGCaagacacagccctgcagcccccagatAAACCCTGCCCATGCCCTGATGGGTGCCCTGCTCAGGTTTCCCCTCGGGCACCGTCCCCGCCTGCGGCAGGGGAGGGGAAGCAGCTGGGCTGGCGGGGCCAGGGTCTGCACTCCTGGGACTGTGTTGGGGAGTGGCGGTCTGATGGGAGCTCTGTACCTAGGGCTGGCTGTGCAGCACTCCGGGGTCCAAAGTGAGGAGAAGCTGAATGAAATCTGCAGCGGTGAGTGAGGGcattgctgtgtgtgctggggctggggcagggggCAGAGCCTAGGCAACGTGCAGCCGTGCCCCGCCCTGCTGCAAGGAATTCTGCAGGGGCAGAGAGGAACATGCCCGGTCTTTGCCGGTCGGTGGGTTTCATCTctgctctgtttccttctgttgcAGCCCTCCAGTCTTTGGAAGATGACGCCCATCCAACAGTGCGTTTTGTAGCAGCTgagacagccctgctgctgacaTACCAAGGGCTGCAGGAAGAACCACCACGGAGCAGGCTGGCAGCGTTGTGCTGCTGGCGCTGCAGTGCCATCTGTCGTTAAAAATCATAcgatcatagaattgctcaggttggaaaagaccttaaagatcatcaagtccaaccacaacctagtCATACTAACCTAACAACCCTTTGCTAAATATTGTCCTTGAACACCACATCCCAATGGTTTTTAGACACATTCAGGGATGATGCTTCAACCACCTCCCAGGGGAGCCTATTCCACCgcttaacaaccccttctgtaaCAAAGTTTTCCatgacatccaacctaaacttaccaTTCTGAACATGACTTTGATTAAAACTTGAATTACAACGCTGTTCCTTTGGTGTCCTCCTGTGTTGAGTGTACATGCAAGGTTTCTGTAGCAGTTGGCTGTAGGTGTGACCAGAGTGAGGAGAGCCCAGAAACTATCCGGTAGCAGAAGAGAGTCAGCCCCAGCTGGCTCCAAGTATGACCTGCCCCTGGAGGAGCCCATGTAGGAGCAGCTGTATCAGGGCTGAAGGAGGCTGCAGCCCACAAGGAGAACCACAGTGgtgcaggctgtccccctgaaGCCCATGGTGTTGAGAATGGACAGAACTCAGAGGATTGGTCTGGATGCaggagtgcatcctcagcatttctgctggtGATACTCAACAGGGAGGTGCTATGGACTCCCTGGAGCGGCAAGAGGCCTTGTGTGGGGATACAGATCCATTGGAGGATCAGCAACAGCATGCAGTTCCACTGAAGAACGTAAAAGAAGTTTTTAAACTGGCATACATCATTCCTAAGGACCCCATGGCTTTTCTTCAAGGTCTGCCAAAGCCACTACCACCTCTGTGTACAGAGTAAGACTAACTTCACAGCAGACACGTATGTTGCTTAGAGCAACATATCTGCTCATTTTGCTGGGCCTGTGACAGATACGACACAAGAAAGTAATTGTTGTCCTAGCTTCTTGCAAAGCTGAAGTGCTGGGAAGCAAAGTACCTTTTCGCtcagtagtgctgtgtttctgggCATGTGTGTCATGTGGAATATGACAAATGGGTTTGtgtttcaagggaaaaaaaacatcttgtaTCTTGGAGATCCAGAAATCCAGACTGAAAGTTCTTCAGTTCTGAGTTTGCATTTCAAAACTGGGAAAGGAATGATTCtcctaatctttttttttttttttcccctgaggtATAAGTCTTAATGAAAATGGAGACAACACTAAAACATCAAAATAGATGGCGAATAAAGGTGAATTAAGGCATAGGggaatatcacagaatcacagagttggAGGGCTTGGAAGGGTCCTCATGAGATCCTTGAGTCCAACcttcctgctaaagcaggtaccctacaataggttgcacaggtcGGCATCCAgacgggtcttgaatatctccatagaaggagactccacaacccctcagggcaacctgttccaacctgtcagcctcaccGTATAGAagtttttttgcttgttattatggaacttcctgtgtacAAGCTTAAGGCCAGTACTCCTTGTCCTCTTGctgcacaccactgagaagagcctgccCTCCTCCATTtgcctcctgccttcccttagatatttataaatatttatcagatcCTACTCAGTACCATTTTGCACTTGTTGCAGCTACGAAATGGCATTATACTAAAGATTTGTTCAGAGAGACTACATTAATACAATTCATTCTGGTTTTCCTGTGATACAGGTCTACAGAGATAACAAAAACACAGATCATCAGCAAATCAGGCCTCGCGACTCCAGTTTCACAATGTATAAAGGGAGAGAAGTTTACACGGGTCAGAAACCATCTTTCTGTGTTATAAATGTGCTATGTTGTTAGCACTGCAGCTTGTCAGTGTCACTAAAGGAGCAAAATCTGTGGCTGTTGTCAAGGCACTGTGGCAGCATATCCAACTGAGTGCACGCATAACAGTCCTTTATTGTTTCCTTGTCTTAAACCAATTCTTTGCAGAGCAGATCtgcccctcacagcttcatgaCAACCAGATGGAAGGGTGAACTGGAAGGTTAGGTAAGTGTGAGAGGCAGATAACAGCTCTAAGAATTACAGacacaggagaagagagcaataattttctgaaaatatggTACCAATACCTGTAGGTACAAAGCACAGCCATTTGAGAGTAACAGCATGGTTAGTGAGGTGTGTTAATACTGCATGAAGTTCCAGTGCTGAGCTACAAGCAGGAGTTACAGTCAGCACCTGTCCTAACAACACAGTGGCATTAAGAGTAAGATTCAGTCTTAAAATTCATTGAAAATAAGTATGAAACATCTGTCTTCACACTGTAGCTTACGTTGGATGTTTCTGTGGTTCTATTAGGGACGTTGGCATGGCAAGCAAGTAGAGAAACGTGTTCTGGCGAAGGAAACTGTAGAGTTGATCCAAAATAACTAAGTCCTCATAGGCGTGGTTTGTGTTGTGAAAAACCCTGAGGATGCCTTCTGGGCATTTAAAATGCCTTCCATAACATTTACATAGCCATCTGGTGAGAGCGGCTCTATCTTGAAGGGCAGGCATGTTTGAGTTCCCCCCTTTTGGTCAGTGCCTCCTGTTCCCTAAGAGCTGTGTGGATACCAAGCGGGTACgaggctgagctgctctggaGGCCTGGGAGAGGTCAGTCCCTAGCGTTGCAAGTGGTCAGAGTAAGCAAAGACTTCTGCATCAGCCCACCACCCATAAGGGCAACTTGTGAGCTGCCAGCCTCTCCTCTGCAGGGTACTATCCCAGCTGTTCCAACTATCTCTGATGGAAAATAGTCTTTTGACCAGATAGTCTATTCAGAACCACGGTCCTGAAATTAATCCAGTGTAAGAAACGAGCAGAACATCAGCACAGCAAATGCAATAAATCCTTCAGCCTGAATTAGGAGTGCAAGCTACAGTCGCCCCATAAATTTCACTGCGGCTTTATCCCTTCAAGGCTGCTTTATCTTCCTGCAACTGAACTACGTGATGGGAAGGTCAGAAAAGCTGGGTGTGCCCTTGAAGAACTGACCTATCCATTTTGTAAGTGGGTACAGGTCTGACAGCAAAGAATTTTAGTGACAGTGTGTCCTGTGTATATCCTATCCTTGAATGATGAGTGCCAAGCAGAAGCCTGCTGAGATCATGGACACTATACATGATTCAGTACCATCAgtctttcttctgcaaaagtGACAGAACTTTGCCTATCAGCTGGGTTCTCTTCCTATAAAGTGCACTGAATCACAGCTAGATGCTTTCTTGAAAACTGATTTTGCAGAGATTTAgttggttggggttttttttgtttgtttgttttttgtttgtttgtttttctaagtcAATGAGCAGCACAAGCTTTGCTCAGttgctgcatttttatttgtacCGATTCCTTGCATTTAAAAAGGCTGCGGTGACTGGAATGGAAGGAAGGCTGTTACCCTACCAAATACTTCTCCTGTAGGCTGACAAAAAGAAGCTGTCTCTTAACCTGATGGCAATGAGAGACAGCAAATGAATCATAGTTTGAGGAAACCAATTTATTTAGTCACTCTGTGCCACCGTTATTTATTACTTGTCAGCACAAGCTGTTAGttcaattaaatataaaaacctGAAATTCTCTTCCAGGCCTTTCCCCACCCCCATTTTCtaaaacacacagcaaacaagaaaaatgacatAAATCTGTAAGGCTAAATCAGAACTCTTTGAGTTTATTGTGCTTCTCTTGTTTTAATTAAGCTTTGTTTATTAAACTTCTGCAACTAATGTATGGGGATTATTAATCTTCTTCAGTAGCTAAAgataaaagcagagagagaggacACTGTAAAAATACAGCTTAGAGTTCCCTCTTGagatacatataaaaaaaaaaaacaaaaacaaaattaagtaGTGAGACAAAGTGTTGATTATAACATTTTgtcaacaaaaataaaggaagcagCTAACAGtaatcattttctctctttggcATACAatggaataagaaaataaaactaactTTTAGATCTGGGCATGTATGTCATTTATCAAATTAGTGGGAAGTGTACATTGCAAGAAAACCCCTTCCATCCCTACCTTGCCTTCCTGGGTGCCATTTCACAGTACGTTTGAGGGACAGGTAAGTCAGGATGTGGTGGAAGGTCcacccaggctgcccagggcagcgaGGTCAACTCAGTGACTCAAGACTGCCTCTGCCAAATAATCAAGAAGGGTGATTGTCATGGGCTGCTCCCTTCTGAGAGCAACAGAAGGCCCTATATGTCAGCCAGACCCTACGCATAGGGATGTGTGCTGCCTCCTAGGGCCTGGGTCAGGGACATTGTTAAGAGGCTCCCTTGTCTG comes from Gallus gallus isolate bGalGal1 chromosome Z, bGalGal1.mat.broiler.GRCg7b, whole genome shotgun sequence and encodes:
- the LOC121108448 gene encoding uncharacterized protein LOC121108448; the protein is MAERPPSSPRVAWEESGAHEERRPPSEPYEVSEVQPLCSGGDFLLFSEEEEAMQMIEYFLRSTEKEEMEKMVFLESICTICRVGKSEAFYESLAIFCCENNLAEEVKELLENEPVDQLCTAVRYQAMLAIAALSRVKAIAEKEIIPLLNACFKAIFYLPPKEDLNICLYNRTLHAMDNVLKMLLVSHRTSSSEELQNILEVLIRFTSTQNKTVRARALTRIWKLSSFVRQEPFAKFVPTSQRTNIICMTLEAIGECSTEDKEWATLMLDVVLRDPVSWMMDVPEILEFIQRNLRSNSASLQQTLFSVLDVLTNQFPRDVLMSVLTDLPHSDSTTLDIWKRILSLAENSECILDVLCSVLQDQELCGIFNVTTAELGLLRLTVMHPTEENLQELCKPALLQRLLKTESLPVLWLVLRGLVLLSERPETARAIRDLLPSVMETLRFANTHVVVKTLNIFRNVMSHLTKREATPIALELAEKILPLFNHVSSEVRECSIRLFKDVMEAVVWWQKRNMKKIVRRGLLPLLFHMNDETLSVAQASGETLVACGKFLKWKELKRVAQEMSIVGTSECLLQQDRKMVNEYLQLSLPYLKDSQASLRYEAVNFIGLAVQHSGVQSEEKLNEICSALQSLEDDAHPTVRFVAAETALLLTYQGLQEEPPRSRLAALCCWRCSAICR